aaaaataacaacgaaaatttcagatgcacTGAATTTCCCAAGAATTATAGTGAAAAAGTATATGTTCGTGCATCAAAAGTTGATATAACTTTGTTTGATCCAGCCgagttttacaattttattagCGGACTATCCAAGGCAACAATTCTTTCtagccataaaaaatttgtcgcaTTATTTCCAGATTGTTGTCAGTGTCATGTACCCGGTTCTAGCCTTGATGCTGATATTTGATATTCGAAGGTCTGCAAAAACTGCATCGTCACTCAGTGAAAAGAGGGCTAGAGAAAGGTAATTTGGCATTTTATGGGCAAGATAAATTACCTGCATGTGTATAAGCGGCCGACCCCTTCCTACTTTAAAATGGGACACGGAACTGACGCCATATTTATCTCAGTTTTTCCTGGACGAAAGGTGGTTCTCTCcacgcggccgacactttgcGGCTTCCGCTCCACACCGTACAGCAGCGGCAGCTCGCggaggcaggcggaggtcgccgCAAGGTGGGCGCGGCAGGCGTTTTGGCCCCTACATAGAAGCCCTACTTCAAAGATTGTACCTTTTTTTAGCTAACTGTTAAACATAGTACACCTGTTTCTTGCAATTTCAGATACCACTCTGGACGTATGATTTTGGTGATGGCAATATTTTACACAATCGCCAGCGCGCCTGGAGGAATTTCCAACTTCATTGAAGTGTACATCGAGATTCCAACTGCTTCACTTTTAATGGTTATCCTAGGACATGGTTCCATATTCTTTCAAGCACTGTTCTGTTTTAACTCTGCGTCTCATTGTCTGATTAACTTCTCAATGTCTACAAATTACCGAAAGACGGCGAGAATGACATTTGGATTTCAAAATGGCAAAACTGAGGTTCTAAAGGTAAGGTTTTTGCTTCGATTTCAACTAACTattagaaattgttttcaggttTCGAGAAAAACGACAAGAGCTACGAAAATCTAACAGTATCTATTTTTCGGGGAAAGGTTATTGTGAACTTAGTACCGGAATAACCAAACAGTCTTTTATTCTTTGAGGAATGTTGTCGAGTTTATTAGAATGaatcgatattttaaaaaaagagacGCATAAATTTATAATACCATGTCATCATCATTATATTCTATATCAATGATTCCATTCTGTAACGGGCGTCAATTTCCGCTGCCGGAACGACCACTGCTTTCGGACCTGTaaactttatttgaaaacataattaaaatttgttcacaacactgaaaaatttcaatttgggCCGCAGATTATTTTGGATCCTATTCAAAAGCGATTGCAAGGCGAGTTTTTGTTCCGTAAATTCAATATTGGAGGAAacaaacagtatttttttaaagatgtgaccgagttttttgaatgaatcgataaaaaatttaccCCTGCATGCCATCATCATTATCATTGTTTTTCTCTTGGTCTTTGTCACGGGTGTCAGTTCTCTCGACGATCACTACTCTTGGGTCTGTAAATTTCAATTGCAAATAATAtataacactttttttttcaactacgTTTTTTGTAAGTCACGCAGAGCACTTTCTATTGTCCAACTATGTTTTTCCAAAGTAGGGCTCCCTGCTGAGTGAAGCTCAAAATGCGGGCACTGCAGGTTTAGGTGTCAGATAAACTGACCCCCTCACTAGTGACGCGCAACCTACAGAACGTAGACCGCAGTTTAAAAGATGTAATACACTTCTTTGCCTTGCATGCCTTATGGTCACAAGTTATGTGGGACATAACTTGTGACCAACAGGTTGCAAGAGGTAACGGAACTATCGACAGAACGCATTTATTGAGCTTGTCGAAATATTTATACACCCACCTTTTGTGTAGTCGTAGCCTGGATATTGGTCATAACGTGGATCGAATTGCCAGGGACCATCGTAAATTTCATCAGAATCCATGATGATCTGAATCAATTAGAATTATTCGATGAGGAGAATGAAGTGGCTTGTGAGCGGTAGAGCACTCTTTTTAAACGCAATTTTCCGATGGGAGGAGCTATACAAAGGCCCAGTTGATAACAGAATGAATGTCATGGACACACATAAAACTGGAAATAAAATAGCTTGACTCACACTGCTCAAAGAAGAACCGTGTTTGAAGGACATGGGtcgaagaaaaatataattgataaaaaattaattgattttaaaaaataaataaatatgagGAAGAAACCACATTTTGCTCGACTCATTGCTCAAATCCCCCAAATGTAGTCGAATTGTGATTATGGTTAGAAAGAAAGAGACCCAGATGctctacactcaaaataataaaactgtgtactgcagaaaacctaatatttaggccccgcctttttctcgtccactcacggggaaaaacaaaatttggcaGCTTGCCGCGCCCACAACGAGTTAAACGCAGCGGCGCACGGAACTCGTCAGATGttggcggcctgatattggttggggtcccgaattttgttttttccccgtaagtggacgagaaaaaggcggggcctaaatattaggttttctgcagtacacgccacgcagttttcttattttgagtgtagctAGACGCAGACAACTAGAGACCattcaaataaatgtttcagatgtttaaaatatttattgtttgAATTTAGCTTATCTTGGACCCACTGTCTGGGTCTCCCTTTTTACTCTTTTTCGGAACCCGAGATGTTTCCTATACTATCTATCCGATTCTATTAGTTTACGTGACGGTCAAAGTATGATCTTATCAGTCAATTGTTCCACCAGCCCGTTAGCTTATTTTATGACTTCAACAACATTTCCGGCcgaatttgaatgaaaattttatgatgaGCAATTGAAAGTAGAAATGCAAGACGGCAAATAGGTATGGGCGGCAAATAAGTTACACGGGGAGGCAAAGCTAACGTGGCCGAGGAAGCTGCGAAAGCTAGGCCATTTTGTCCAATGCTGaagaattttcatcgatttcgTTCGCTTAATTTGGCTATTAGCCCTGTTTACttccgttttttcttgttttttcttattcttatcgattaataaatattttttcagcataaaatgtgaaaaccgCAACGGAAACGCGTCCAACAGCACAAGACGGTGccgaaatcaacaaaaaagtaggttttttctcattttctcaaaaaatcctcaaatttttttcgtaaaaatgaGCCACAATGCTCAACAAATTCCtagctttcagaaaatataccACTTTAACGGTTTGATACACTGAAAAGTAtcgaaaagtcgataattgtaaaaatttgtactgaaaaaatgggaatttttccgtaaataatttttttaaaaattttttgaatgaaatgtgTTTCATTAGctttatctaaatttttcgactCTAAAAGTCCTTGATTTTAACTGCTCAATAGGTCGGAAgtatttttagaattgaaaagtaaaaatttgcactaaagaatgaaatttttttcaagatagaTTTTTTCCACGAGTTTTCAACTATCTTTGGTGTTGATTTTCATAACTGTTAACTTTATCTTTTAGATGGCTCCAATGTCAGCAAAAAGAAAAGCTTGAAGCTCATCAAGGAAGCCGATGTCATGCCGTGCCTTGATGCTCCTGCTCAATTCCGCGAAAAAATTCGCCTTATTGCAAAGGAGCACAAAATCAATCGAATTCTTGAGgttttacttatttttaatttttttttctcataatgtGATTTATATTGCCTTCCTGTGTAGATTTGTTATTCCACCAATCGGTTAATCTTCTTCCCTCTCATTTTCGTGTTCAACCTACTACTTAGTATTCCTCTTTGACGAGTTTTATAtcggttttcgaaaaaataaatgttttaaacgtTATATTGATGCAATTAAATGTGTTATTCAGTCAATCGGAAGAAAAACTAGATAACAACAAACTATTCAGCTaaaattcatcgaaaaaagaggaaattttcggtttttctcagaaaatcagTGGAAACATAACGAGAAACATAAAATatgcacttttttattttttaaatcatttttttttctattctgtatcacaaaacataaatttttcgacttttattCGCTTAAATAATGAGAAAAGCGCTTTTAGCCAGAGCTGATATTGACGAATTGTCGTCGAATAAAATGCGCGTACGCAAAGTACGCAATAGTGTACAAAACTTATTCGCGTTGAATATTCAGTCAGCCAAATGGGACTACTGTAGAAATTTCTTCGGCCACGTTAGCTTTGCCTCCCTGTGCGTTAAAGAGGCATACATGTAAATGGGTTGTGAGTGTCATGTACCAAAAAACTGGGATTTCAAAAACAGTGCAATAAAAGCCAAACACACAAATAATGCTGACCTTGTGATCTGAAACAAAACAAcagatttttatcgatttttaaaaaacacccTGTAACAGGGAAAAGTCACAATTTAGTCACcaacattttctgaacttcaaatttcaaagtttctccTCATATAGCCCGCATAAAGGAATTTCCAAATCAATAGTTCAGTTCAAGGAGGTATGGGTGCCTTAGACATTGAGACCGCCGGAATCACGTATGCAGTAGACCCACTTCCAAAAAGCCGCCGAAACGGCGAATAGACAAAG
This is a stretch of genomic DNA from Caenorhabditis elegans chromosome V. It encodes these proteins:
- the Y68A4A.13 gene encoding T2SSG domain-containing protein (Partially confirmed by transcript evidence), translated to MDSDEIYDGPWQFDPRYDQYPGYDYTKDPRVVIVERTDTRDKDQEKNNDNDDGMQGSESSGRSGSGN